From the Orenia metallireducens genome, one window contains:
- a CDS encoding DRTGG domain-containing protein, protein MMKIKELVDRLNLEVVVEGNLEVEVTGGYASDLLSNVMARSSAGDLWLTIQGHQNIVAIAQLIELSGILVTENFSIDDDTVKKAKELGINILRSKLDTYELAGRLYQLGIE, encoded by the coding sequence ATGATGAAGATTAAAGAGTTGGTTGATAGATTAAATTTAGAAGTTGTAGTAGAAGGGAATTTAGAGGTTGAAGTAACAGGGGGTTATGCTTCTGATTTGTTGAGTAATGTAATGGCTAGAAGTAGTGCAGGTGATTTGTGGTTAACTATTCAAGGACATCAAAATATAGTAGCTATTGCCCAATTAATAGAGCTCTCTGGAATTTTGGTGACAGAGAACTTCTCTATTGATGATGATACTGTAAAGAAGGCTAAGGAGTTAGGGATAAATATTTTACGGAGCAAATTAGATACTTATGAATTGGCAGGTAGATTATATCAATTAGGGATTGAATAA
- a CDS encoding DRTGG domain-containing protein, with translation MKLKEVKEILSAQVIVEGSEDLELLSGCGADLMSDVLAFSKENTVLLTGLTNPQVIRTAEMIDLSLVVFVRGKQPPEETVKLAKDRGIPLMSTDKPLYQACGLLYSAGLRAEKLAKLE, from the coding sequence ATGAAACTAAAAGAGGTTAAAGAGATATTATCTGCTCAAGTTATAGTCGAAGGATCTGAGGATTTAGAATTACTAAGTGGATGTGGAGCTGATTTGATGAGTGATGTATTAGCTTTTTCTAAAGAGAATACTGTATTATTGACAGGTTTAACCAATCCCCAGGTAATTAGGACTGCCGAAATGATCGACTTATCATTGGTTGTTTTTGTAAGGGGCAAGCAACCACCAGAAGAGACGGTAAAACTAGCCAAAGATAGGGGTATTCCTTTGATGAGTACTGATAAGCCATTATACCAAGCCTGTGGTTTATTATACTCTGCTGGACTGAGAGCGGAGAAGTTAGCGAAATTAGAATAG
- a CDS encoding PHP domain-containing protein codes for MMRSFIADLHVHSVLSPCGDLLMTPQNIINRSLELGLDMIAITDHNSAENIGVALELAKDTPLTIIPGMEVETVEEIHLICLFDTLDQVLLWQEKVYNSLPDFKNNEEIFGPQLLTDQSDEYMDRVDKLLLTATSLSINDVIKEVRSIGGIAIPSHVDKPNYSIISNLGFIPPDLDAAIFEISSKAKISKVIDKFNTIDNYSFISNSDAHYLQDIKRSMKLYMKAPKVKEVELALKGVNGRNAEIM; via the coding sequence ATGATGAGGTCTTTTATAGCTGATCTGCATGTTCATAGTGTCTTATCACCCTGTGGAGATTTATTGATGACTCCACAAAATATAATTAATCGCTCTTTAGAACTAGGTTTAGATATGATTGCAATTACTGACCATAATTCAGCTGAAAATATTGGAGTAGCTTTAGAATTGGCTAAGGATACTCCTTTAACTATTATCCCTGGGATGGAAGTAGAGACTGTTGAAGAGATACATTTAATATGTTTATTTGATACTTTGGATCAGGTTCTACTTTGGCAAGAGAAGGTATATAATTCTTTACCTGATTTTAAGAATAACGAAGAGATATTTGGTCCACAATTATTAACTGACCAGAGTGATGAATACATGGATAGAGTAGATAAGTTGCTGTTAACAGCAACTTCTTTAAGTATTAATGATGTAATAAAAGAAGTAAGAAGCATAGGTGGTATAGCAATTCCCTCTCATGTAGATAAACCCAATTATAGTATTATATCAAATTTAGGATTTATACCACCTGATTTAGATGCTGCTATCTTTGAAATCTCTTCAAAGGCTAAGATTTCAAAAGTAATTGATAAATTTAATACAATTGATAATTATTCATTTATTAGTAACTCTGATGCTCATTATCTTCAGGATATAAAAAGGAGTATGAAGTTATATATGAAAGCTCCAAAAGTAAAGGAGGTAGAATTGGCTTTAAAGGGAGTAAACGGGAGGAATGCCGAAATAATGTGA
- the rsxC gene encoding electron transport complex subunit RsxC, producing MKVRTFEQGIHPKYNKELTEGKAFKFASQPEEVIIPLQQHIGAPAKPLVKKGDIVNLGQKIGQATGFVSADIHASVSGKVLAVEKVNGSLAVRIKNDFEDRKDETIKAKGDLKDLSAEELKDIVKEAGIVGLGGATFPTHVKVSIPEGKKVDKVILNGAECEPYLTVDHRTMVEQADKVIYGLKALMKMVDAKKGYIGIEVNKPDAIESMQQAIKAEDMISVVPLEVKYPQGGEKQLIKAILDKEVPSGGLPLDVGVVVNNIGTAVAITDAIQTGMPLIERTVTVTGAVNEPQNLIFRIGTPLSQLIEESGGFVGTPGKVIFGGPMMGQAQSDLDRPATKGTSGILVLSKDEVGAYPQAGPCIRCARCVDACPAKLVPTALVNLTKADMNLKLQDYHVFDCIECGSCTYVCPANIEVLQWVKLGKENLQAELRKSE from the coding sequence TTGAAGGTTAGAACTTTTGAACAGGGGATTCATCCAAAGTATAATAAAGAGTTGACAGAAGGCAAAGCCTTTAAATTTGCTAGTCAACCTGAAGAAGTTATTATTCCTCTTCAACAGCACATTGGGGCACCTGCTAAGCCTCTTGTGAAGAAAGGGGATATAGTTAACTTAGGTCAGAAGATTGGTCAAGCAACAGGTTTTGTCTCTGCTGATATACATGCAAGTGTATCAGGAAAGGTTTTAGCTGTTGAGAAGGTTAATGGTTCTTTAGCAGTTAGAATCAAAAATGACTTTGAGGATAGGAAAGATGAAACAATTAAAGCTAAAGGTGATTTAAAGGATTTATCTGCTGAAGAATTAAAAGATATTGTTAAAGAGGCTGGTATTGTTGGGTTAGGGGGAGCTACCTTCCCTACTCATGTCAAGGTATCTATTCCAGAGGGTAAGAAGGTTGATAAGGTTATTTTAAATGGGGCTGAATGTGAGCCTTATTTGACTGTTGACCACCGTACTATGGTAGAGCAAGCAGATAAGGTGATTTATGGGCTGAAGGCTTTGATGAAGATGGTTGATGCTAAGAAAGGTTATATTGGTATTGAGGTAAATAAACCAGATGCAATTGAAAGCATGCAGCAGGCTATTAAAGCTGAAGATATGATTAGTGTTGTTCCATTAGAGGTTAAGTATCCTCAAGGTGGAGAAAAACAGTTAATCAAGGCTATACTAGATAAAGAGGTACCATCAGGAGGGTTACCCCTGGATGTGGGAGTAGTTGTAAATAATATAGGTACAGCAGTAGCAATTACTGATGCTATTCAGACAGGTATGCCTTTGATTGAAAGGACAGTTACAGTTACAGGAGCAGTTAATGAGCCCCAGAACTTAATCTTTAGAATTGGTACGCCATTGAGTCAATTGATTGAAGAGTCTGGTGGATTTGTAGGAACTCCAGGCAAGGTGATTTTTGGAGGTCCGATGATGGGGCAGGCTCAAAGTGATTTAGACAGACCTGCTACCAAAGGTACTTCAGGAATTCTAGTCTTAAGTAAAGATGAGGTTGGAGCTTATCCTCAAGCAGGACCCTGTATTAGGTGTGCCCGTTGTGTAGATGCATGTCCAGCTAAGTTAGTGCCAACAGCTCTAGTTAATTTGACTAAAGCTGATATGAATTTAAAGTTACAGGATTATCATGTCTTTGATTGTATTGAATGTGGTTCCTGTACCTATGTATGTCCGGCTAACATTGAGGTTTTGCAATGGGTTAAATTAGGAAAAGAGAATCTACAAGCTGAATTAAGAAAAAGCGAATGA
- a CDS encoding ATP-binding protein has product MQKDEIRQVILNCEVEAGDFSVGGEASSKLKSLLHKLGIPAQTIRRIAIATYELEINIIIHTYGGRLKADVTPSEIRVIASDKGPGIADLEKAFQPGYSTASQKAREMGFGAGMGLCNIKRYSDELHVETEVGKGTEIEARIYLRESGDSSE; this is encoded by the coding sequence TTGCAAAAAGATGAGATTAGGCAGGTTATTTTAAATTGTGAAGTGGAAGCTGGTGATTTCTCTGTTGGAGGGGAGGCTTCTAGTAAGTTAAAGAGCCTTCTCCATAAGTTAGGCATTCCTGCCCAAACAATCAGAAGAATAGCTATTGCTACCTATGAATTAGAGATTAATATCATTATTCATACCTATGGAGGGAGATTAAAGGCTGATGTTACTCCTTCTGAGATTAGAGTCATTGCTTCTGATAAAGGTCCTGGGATTGCTGATCTAGAGAAGGCATTTCAACCAGGATATTCAACAGCAAGCCAAAAAGCAAGAGAGATGGGCTTTGGAGCAGGAATGGGTCTTTGCAATATTAAGCGCTATTCTGATGAATTACATGTAGAAACGGAGGTAGGCAAGGGTACTGAGATAGAGGCAAGGATTTATCTTAGAGAGAGTGGTGATTCCAGTGAGTAA
- a CDS encoding [Fe-Fe] hydrogenase large subunit C-terminal domain-containing protein, which produces MSNIHSVLLKPDKCKGCTNCVKNCPTNAIRVHQGQAKIKEEYCIDCGECIRSCEYHAKYAATDDLADLERYKYPIALVPPSFYGQFTQNINPAKVMLALKDIGFFQIWDVALGAEVLTQVTKEYITDTDRPLISSSCPAVVRLIQLLYPELLGYLAPFKSPVEIIAQRAREFIKLELGADDEEIGIFFITPCPAKMTTVNNPLGMEKSYLDRAIAADTIYHELIRRVDNLDESCGIDGYDIPYFGISWASGGGEANLLEDINTVSVAGIHNVMSVLEELDRGDLAHVRYFEMVACQPGCVGGVLNVKNPFLAEFNIHNLTKKGINLIKQDLNKYDFDLQNPFKEKSIASLDDDLIVAMAKLTRLEKEIEILPGLDCAACGAPDCRTLAEDIINGLASRTDCIFILRQQVADLADEMATLAHALPPVMKRNKEEDDDDED; this is translated from the coding sequence GTGAGTAATATTCATTCTGTGCTATTAAAGCCAGATAAATGTAAGGGCTGTACCAATTGTGTTAAGAACTGTCCTACAAATGCTATTAGGGTTCATCAAGGTCAAGCAAAGATAAAGGAAGAGTACTGTATAGATTGTGGAGAGTGTATTAGAAGTTGTGAATATCATGCTAAGTATGCAGCCACTGATGATTTAGCAGATTTAGAGAGGTATAAATATCCTATTGCTTTAGTTCCGCCTAGTTTTTATGGACAATTTACCCAGAATATAAATCCAGCTAAGGTAATGTTGGCTCTTAAAGATATAGGTTTTTTTCAAATTTGGGATGTAGCATTAGGGGCTGAAGTCCTAACTCAAGTTACCAAGGAGTATATAACTGATACTGATAGACCTTTGATCTCTTCATCATGCCCAGCTGTAGTTAGATTAATACAACTTCTTTATCCAGAATTATTGGGTTATTTGGCTCCTTTTAAATCTCCTGTAGAGATTATAGCCCAAAGAGCACGGGAGTTTATTAAATTAGAGTTGGGGGCTGATGATGAGGAGATAGGTATCTTCTTTATCACTCCCTGTCCAGCTAAGATGACCACTGTAAATAATCCCTTGGGTATGGAAAAGAGCTATCTAGACAGAGCTATAGCAGCAGACACAATCTATCATGAGCTGATAAGAAGGGTTGATAATTTAGATGAATCCTGCGGTATAGATGGTTATGATATACCTTACTTTGGAATTAGTTGGGCAAGTGGAGGAGGAGAAGCAAATCTTTTAGAAGATATAAATACCGTTTCAGTAGCAGGAATTCATAATGTGATGAGTGTTTTAGAGGAATTGGATAGGGGCGATCTTGCTCATGTTCGATATTTTGAGATGGTAGCTTGCCAGCCTGGATGTGTTGGTGGGGTATTGAATGTGAAGAATCCTTTTCTAGCAGAATTTAATATTCATAATCTAACTAAAAAGGGTATCAATCTTATTAAGCAGGACTTGAACAAATATGATTTTGATTTACAAAATCCTTTTAAAGAGAAGTCTATCGCTTCTTTGGATGATGATTTAATTGTAGCTATGGCTAAACTAACTAGGTTAGAGAAGGAGATAGAAATCTTACCAGGTCTAGATTGTGCTGCTTGTGGTGCTCCAGATTGCCGTACCTTAGCAGAGGATATTATTAACGGGTTAGCAAGTAGGACCGATTGTATCTTTATTTTACGCCAACAGGTAGCTGATTTGGCTGATGAGATGGCAACCTTAGCCCATGCTCTACCGCCAGTGATGAAGAGAAATAAAGAGGAGGACGATGATGATGAAGATTAA
- a CDS encoding SPOR domain-containing protein: protein MKRNNKNLKSGMSLAVMLGSMAIIASVFGYFVCSWFLDYVTAPEEGIKSVANDQIVTEEKIDADNQANNRNQIVLAEKVEEDDADKEEEEEAEDTIVNQNMNQDLYVVQVGAFAKQINAQGLVKELQSKGFTAYITSKDPYRVQVGAFRTKEAAEELGLELKNYGFPIYIKH, encoded by the coding sequence ATGAAGAGGAATAATAAGAATTTAAAATCAGGTATGTCCTTAGCAGTGATGTTAGGCTCTATGGCAATTATAGCTAGTGTTTTTGGATATTTTGTTTGTAGTTGGTTCTTAGATTATGTGACAGCTCCTGAAGAGGGGATTAAGTCAGTAGCTAATGACCAGATTGTAACTGAAGAGAAGATAGATGCTGATAATCAAGCCAATAACCGGAATCAAATAGTTTTAGCTGAGAAGGTAGAAGAAGATGATGCAGATAAAGAGGAAGAAGAAGAAGCAGAAGATACAATTGTAAATCAAAATATGAACCAAGATTTATATGTAGTACAGGTAGGGGCTTTTGCCAAACAGATAAATGCCCAAGGATTAGTAAAAGAATTGCAAAGTAAGGGCTTTACTGCCTATATTACTAGTAAAGATCCTTATAGGGTACAAGTGGGTGCTTTTAGGACCAAAGAGGCAGCAGAAGAATTAGGTTTAGAACTTAAAAATTATGGTTTTCCAATTTATATTAAACATTAA